A stretch of DNA from Schizosaccharomyces osmophilus chromosome 2, complete sequence:
TAGAGAAGCAAAGTTCAGTTGGGAGAGTTAAAATAGAAACacctcaaaaaaaaaattgtcgGCCGTTTTCAGTTTTAGAAACCGAAAGAGCCGAACGAACACAAAGTTACCGGCCTTTGGAGAAGACGCTCAAACACGGCGCCGCGGCTCGGCAAGACCTAAACGAAAATAAGAATCGagtgtttttgtttactattcTTGGTACGATAATGCATGGTTCACGAGAGGGTTGTAAAGAGGATTGAAAATACCAACACGACTGATTAGGAAAAGAAGCGCTTCCTTATAGCAAACGATTGAAGAGGATGAAGTAAAAAGTGTGTAAGGatttacttttaattttttttttttttttttttttttttttctcttcgaCTGGCTATAGTCAAACAAGGCTTCTTGACTATAAGAAAGGATGCTCAAATCGTCTTCTACGAATTTACCGATATCATACAATTTACGATACTATAATATTCAATTTGCAGGATAACTGATGTTCTATAGCGAATATGAgttgatttctttcttcaagagtaccaaaataagaaagattgaattttgatatttctttctatcGATCATCCCAATGAAACATCCGTTTAGTTCTCTTTCTATCATCTTGTGTTCTTCTACTATGAGAACTTTTGGTGAAAAGCTATGAACATAGGAAGCATTCGAAAAAGGGTTTTGGAACATGCCAAATGAACTGGATAAACTCACGACATTCGCGCACTTGTAAAGGAGTCAAATGCAAATCATCGTCGTTCTTGTCTCTATCGTCTGCACTAGGGTACTTCCTTAACAGCCTATACAATAAGTGAAGAGAAATATAGTTACAATACACATGATGAGAAGAATCTTCTGGCTATTTCATGTCTTAAAAACTGTTGTCTATATTAccaaattcataaaatgCGACTCATGATCCTCTTTAGTACGATGTTTTACTTCGATCCCTCCATTGCAATATGGACTGAACTGTATCCATAGTGGATATTGTATGTTTGTGTGAAATTGACATTCCATTGAGCCTAACTTACTAATCAATTGTTACTAGAACAATTATACTAACGATTTTGTGAAATTTTCGACACGCTTAGTAAAATAAACTGAAGCGTCAAGAGAGAAACGTTCAAAAGCATAACATAACCCTACTCCAATTTGATTCTGAttgtgttttcttttatattctattttcataaaaactATTTCAATTCCTCATGGGTCTCGCGCTTTCCATTCCTTCTGTTATAGGAAGCTCCCTAACAAGCGTCGTTGGTATTGGCAGTAGTTTTGTCTTCGCTTCGCTGCTAAGTCTAACAAATTATATTCAAAGCACTGTTGGTGCCATTATTAGCTATGCAGTTTTGTATTTGCTGAATTCACTGCTGTCTTGGTGCATGCTGAGTTCCTGGTTTAATAACAAACTTTCAAAACTATCCGCTGGGTATTTGCAATTTGGTTGTCAAGACGATGGAAAATGCTACAGTGTAATTGCAGTTCATCGTTTATCTTTTGCTCTTGTCATGTTTCATTGCCTGTTTGCCTTAATTTTAAGTCTTTCCAATTCTCGGTCTGCAGTTTCCGCCAAAATCCAACACAGTTTGTGGCCTTttaaaattgttttgtgGATTCTCCTTATCGTAGCTTCGTTTTTCATCCCAACTTCATTCATGACCTTCTGGGGTAACGTTTTATCCGTAATTGGgtctgctttttttatcGTATATGGCTTACTGCTTCTCGTCGATTTTGCACACACATGGGCTGAAAAATGCGTTGAACGAGTATTGGTCACGGATTCTACCACCTCAAAATTCTCCTTGGTTGGTTCTACTGTAGGCATGTATCTAATTGCTTTGCTGCTCACAATTCTTGCTTATGTTTATTTCTGCGCTTCTTCATGCTCCTTCAATCAAGCTATTAATACCATTAACCTTTTATTATGTATTGCTGTTAGCTGTCTTTCGGTGCATCCTACTGTTCAAGAATATAATCCTCGATCTGGTCTTGCACAGGCCTCCATGGTTACATGCTATACCAGCTACCTTATTCTTTCCGCATTAGCAAATAGACCAGACGAGGGAAAATGTAATCCATGGAGTGAATCCGCTACCGGAACTCAAGAGTTTAGCAAAATAATTGGGGCTGcttttacctttttgaCCATCGTATATAGTGCTTTGAGGGCAGTTTCCGGATCGgacaaagatgaagattACGATTTTTTTTACGGCGATTCTAATAACTTGTCGCGTGAGAGAACCTTAGAAACCGATTTCGATGACGACAACGGCGTGTCAAACTCGAAGAATGACTATAACTATATATGGTTCCATGTTATTTTCATCCTGGCAGCTTGTTACACTGGTTCCCTTCTCACCAATTGGAACACAATGAGTGTATATGAggacaaaaagaatgatgTTTTTGTACGTATCGGATTCTCCTATGCCGCCGTCTGGGT
This window harbors:
- a CDS encoding sphingolipid biosynthesis protein — encoded protein: MGLALSIPSVIGSSLTSVVGIGSSFVFASLLSLTNYIQSTVGAIISYAVLYLLNSLLSWCMLSSWFNNKLSKLSAGYLQFGCQDDGKCYSVIAVHRLSFALVMFHCLFALILSLSNSRSAVSAKIQHSLWPFKIVLWILLIVASFFIPTSFMTFWGNVLSVIGSAFFIVYGLLLLVDFAHTWAEKCVERVLVTDSTTSKFSLVGSTVGMYLIALLLTILAYVYFCASSCSFNQAINTINLLLCIAVSCLSVHPTVQEYNPRSGLAQASMVTCYTSYLILSALANRPDEGKCNPWSESATGTQEFSKIIGAAFTFLTIVYSALRAVSGSDKDEDYDFFYGDSNNLSRERTLETDFDDDNGVSNSKNDYNYIWFHVIFILAACYTGSLLTNWNTMSVYEDKKNDVFVRIGFSYAAVWVKIITSWICHLLYAWTCLAPIFFPYRFIN